GCGGCGGAGCCACCGACGGGAGCCCGTCCGTGTCCTGCAAGGTCAGGCGGTAGGGGTCCACCACCACCGCGTCGTTGGCGAACGGCACGTAGGGGGCGACCGGGACGCCTCCCGTCAGGTGAGGCGCGAGCGGTGAGCTCCGTCCGGGCTCGTTGTCCTTGATCTGGACGAGGAGGCTGCCCGGGTGGGCGGCCAGGACGTCGCGCGACAGGGCCAGCTGCTCCCAGAACCGCCCGTTCGTCCGGAACGGGTTGTCGACGTCCAACGCCACATCGGCCGGGACGCCTGCCCCGGGGAGGACGAAGCCCAGGGCGAGCGAGAAGTCGGACGTTCCCCGCCGCGGGTCGGCGTACGCGGTGCGCCCGCTGGCCATGGCGTCCACCGTGGAGCCGGAGGTGCTCACGACGTCCATGGTGGCCGCGTCGTCGCCCGCGGAATGGACCATCACGACCCAGTCCTCGCAGACCCGCGCCGAGACCCCACCGGAGTCGACGGTCCGGCACGCGTCCGAACTCATCTGCCTCGGGGAGTAGTTCGGCTGGACGGAGAAGCTGTGACCCATCCCGAACGGCGTCTGGGTGGCCGGCCACAGGGTCCGCTGCCACGTGTCGTAGGCCATCGACAGGTCGCCGATCGAGACGCTCGACACGGGAGCCGCGAGCTCCTGAACCGGTCGGGACGGGACGAAGATCAGGTAGAGGTTGCCCTCCGACGCGCCCAGCGGCTTCAGGGCGAACTCGAAGTTCGCGAGCCCGCTCGCCTGTCCGGACACGGCGACCCCGTTCGTCCCCACCGGCACGGTGGTGCCGAGGGTGGGCGTCCGCATCGTGCCGTGCGGTGTGACGACCCCGGAGGCGATCGTCTCCCCCGCCTGCACGACCGCGATGATGGCCGCGTTCGTGACCTCGTAGGAGAAGTTGAGAGACAGGTTCATCGTGTAGTTGGGGGTGGTCAAGGAGAACGGGTAGTGGGCGACGCCGAGCACCTTGCTCTGCGCGCTCGTCGCGAGGGCCGGGTTGAACAGCGCGGAGACGCCGGCCGGGTCGTGTCCGCCCTGTGCGAACGTCCATGTCCTCAGATCGCCCGCGACCAGTGCGTTGCGCAGCTGGGGCAGGTTCAGGACGTTCGTGGCCTTCAGCGCGTTGAACTCGAGGTCGCCGTAGCCCATCAGGTCGACGACGCGGGATGCGACGGCCGGTCCGGGCATCTTCTTGAAGCGATCGAGCACGACCCGGAACGTGCGCGGGCCGGCGGTGACGAACCATCCCTGGGTCGGAGGGTCCGCCTTCACGTTGTCCTCCCCGAAGGTGGACCGCAGGTCGGCCTCGGTGATGCCGGCCGCGCCCAGGATGAGCGCGTCGAAGTCCTGGTAGGACGGGTTGTGTCCGATATCGGACGCCCGCACCACCGCCCCCCCGGTCTCGGGGTCGGTGAGGGTCTGGGTGATCGGCGAGCCGTAGTCGGAGAACTGCCGAACCGTGTAGTACCCGGGCACCACGTTCGGGAAGTCGGCGAACCCGTCGGCGTCCGTCACCTTCACGTACAGCTTGGTCTTGAGCGGGTCCACGGGGAGGATCATGAACGGGCGATGCAGCAGGGAGGCCTCCTCGGGGATCCCCGGGAGCAGGGCGAAGGTGAGGTCCTCGGCGGGCGCGTCGTGGATGTAGAACCCGAATCCGCGGACGCGGGACCCCTTCACGAGGCAGGTCGGCAGCTGCTCCACCCCGGACGGGACCCCCGCGATGGACAAGCTCGGATCGGCCGAGGCACCACCGGATGCCGGCACCTGCACCTGGGTGTAGCCGCAGTACAGGCCCCCCTGGTAGCGGGAGTCCCCAAGCGGCGCCGCTACGCGCACCCCCTCGTTGCTCACGCCCACGGACGGTTCGGGAGCGGAGGAGGGCTTGACGGTCTCCGTCACGGTCGCGCCGTCCGGACCGACACCCGCGAAGGATCCGAGCGCGGAGGCGGCCTTCGACACCCCGTCGGTGAATGGGACGAACGTGGACCACTCCCCCTCGTCGGGTTCGGCTCCCAGGTCGGCGTGTCCGAGGGCGAGGGACCGGGACCGGGCGAAGCCGGCGTCGGGGACGCCGCGCAGCACCCCGGCGCCCTGCCGCCAGACCGGCTCCCCCGAGACCGGGACCGAGGCGGCCACGAGCGCGCCGCGCACGACCGCGGTGTCCTCGAGCCCCTCGGCGGCCAGCCCGCCGGCAGCCGCGGCGGTCAGCGCGGCCGAGGTCAATGAGGTCTCGAGCCGGGCGCGGGCCTCCGAGACGGGCTCGGGGGCGTCCCACACGGGCTGCAGGCCGGCGTCCAACGCGCCGCCGGCTTCGAGGGACCGGGCCAGGGCCGAGCCGGGGGGCAGGACCCCCACGATCCCGGCCGGCGCGACCAGGTCCGGCTTGACCGAACCGTCCATGCCGGGTCCGGACGAGGAGCTCGTGGCGATGGCTCTCTCCGTGCCCGCCCCGACCGTGATGACCTCGGGGAGGTTGGCCACGCCGAAGATGGTCTGCACCTCCGGACCCAGGTCGCCCGCGGGGGCGACGACCGGCACGCCGGAGGCCGTAAGGGCGCCGACGAGCGCTCGCGTCTGATGCCAGCGGGAGACAGACGCGGCGAACCGGTCCGCCAGACCGACCTCCCTGGGCGTGGCTCCGGACATCGCGGCCCGGCGCCGTCCCGCGTCCAGGTCGATCCCGAAGACCGTGCCGTCCGTCGTCGCGGTCGGATGGTCACCCATGACGTCGAGGAGCTCGCGCCAGTCCCCCGCCTCCATGGCGGCCGAGACCGGGTCGAGGTAGGTGTGCGGTGATGCCGCGAGGAGCACGGCGTCGAGCTTCGTCGCGTTGCGCTTCGACCAGTCGAGGGCCTGGTTCAGCTTGCCCGGGTCGATGGACCCCCGCGTGAACACGTTGAAGGACGTGATGCGCGGCTCGTCGATCAGCTGGAGCAGGACCGATGCGGCGTACGTGCCGTAACCCTCCAGGTCCCCGGCTCCCCACGGGTGGGTGACCCTGTCGCGCAGCTCGGACGGCAGGGTCGCGGCGTCGACCCCGGAACCGAGCAGCGCGATCCGGATCGCGGAGGCCTTCGGCCTCAGGGAGTCACCGAGGCGCAGGACGGGGGCCGTCACGTGAGCCAGCGCGTCGGTGCCCAGCACGTCCAGTCTCGGGACGTCCACCGCGGGAGCGGAGCCCGCGCGCGCGGCGATAGGAAGGAGAGCGAGGAGCAGGCAAGACAGGAGCATCCCCGCCACCGGGCGGGTTGAGCGGACCCTCATCAGCGTCCTCCTTATGTGGCCTCAGCGTCGGAGCGGCTTCCCCAGTCCACTCCGAACGGTGAAACGG
The sequence above is drawn from the Actinomycetota bacterium genome and encodes:
- a CDS encoding S8 family serine peptidase codes for the protein MRVRSTRPVAGMLLSCLLLALLPIAARAGSAPAVDVPRLDVLGTDALAHVTAPVLRLGDSLRPKASAIRIALLGSGVDAATLPSELRDRVTHPWGAGDLEGYGTYAASVLLQLIDEPRITSFNVFTRGSIDPGKLNQALDWSKRNATKLDAVLLAASPHTYLDPVSAAMEAGDWRELLDVMGDHPTATTDGTVFGIDLDAGRRRAAMSGATPREVGLADRFAASVSRWHQTRALVGALTASGVPVVAPAGDLGPEVQTIFGVANLPEVITVGAGTERAIATSSSSGPGMDGSVKPDLVAPAGIVGVLPPGSALARSLEAGGALDAGLQPVWDAPEPVSEARARLETSLTSAALTAAAAGGLAAEGLEDTAVVRGALVAASVPVSGEPVWRQGAGVLRGVPDAGFARSRSLALGHADLGAEPDEGEWSTFVPFTDGVSKAASALGSFAGVGPDGATVTETVKPSSAPEPSVGVSNEGVRVAAPLGDSRYQGGLYCGYTQVQVPASGGASADPSLSIAGVPSGVEQLPTCLVKGSRVRGFGFYIHDAPAEDLTFALLPGIPEEASLLHRPFMILPVDPLKTKLYVKVTDADGFADFPNVVPGYYTVRQFSDYGSPITQTLTDPETGGAVVRASDIGHNPSYQDFDALILGAAGITEADLRSTFGEDNVKADPPTQGWFVTAGPRTFRVVLDRFKKMPGPAVASRVVDLMGYGDLEFNALKATNVLNLPQLRNALVAGDLRTWTFAQGGHDPAGVSALFNPALATSAQSKVLGVAHYPFSLTTPNYTMNLSLNFSYEVTNAAIIAVVQAGETIASGVVTPHGTMRTPTLGTTVPVGTNGVAVSGQASGLANFEFALKPLGASEGNLYLIFVPSRPVQELAAPVSSVSIGDLSMAYDTWQRTLWPATQTPFGMGHSFSVQPNYSPRQMSSDACRTVDSGGVSARVCEDWVVMVHSAGDDAATMDVVSTSGSTVDAMASGRTAYADPRRGTSDFSLALGFVLPGAGVPADVALDVDNPFRTNGRFWEQLALSRDVLAAHPGSLLVQIKDNEPGRSSPLAPHLTGGVPVAPYVPFANDAVVVDPYRLTLQDTDGLPSVAPPPDAAATTVALSSAGTAPAQTQTAAAPVVASVRRESEKALKGVRLKR